The stretch of DNA GCTGCAGACCGGGTACAGCGCGAACCTCGTGGTGCACGCCTTCGCCCGCACGGCCGTCGCCTGCGGCATCGGAGCCGACCTCGTCGACCCGTTCTTCGCCTCGATGCGCATGGACCTCGACACCCGGACCCACACCCCCGACAGCTTCGCCCGCTACGTGTACGGCTCCGCGGAGGTCGTCGGTCTGATGTGTCTGCACGCGTTCCTCCTCGAGCGTCCGGCCGGCGAGCGGGCCAGCGCCTACGACCGGCTGGCGCCCGGAGCCCGACGGCTCGGGGCCGCCTTCCAGAAGCTCAACTTCCTGCGTGATCTCGCCGAGGACCACGACGACCTCAGCCGTTGCTACTTCCCCGGCCTCGAGGTGGAGCGCTTCGACGACGCGGCTCGTGACCGGATCCTCGACGACATCGACAGCGACCTGGCCGCCGCCGCCGGGGTCATCCGCGACCTGCCCGCGAGCAGCCGGCGCGCGGTCAGGGCCGCCCACGCCACGTTCGACGAGCTCGCCAGGCGCCTGCGCGCGACGCCGGCGACCCAGATCCGCCGCCAGCGGGTGCGGGTGCCCAGCCCGGTCAAGCTGCGCATCGCCGCACGCGCCGCCGCGTACGGAGGAGACCGGTGAGCTCCTTCCTGCGCGAGCGTCCTGTGCCCTCCGCCGCCAGCGGCCCGGACGGGACCCGGGTGGTGGTCATCGGCGGCGGGATCGCCGGTCTGGCCACCGCCGCACTGCTGGCATCGCGCGGTCACGATGTCGACCTCCTGGAGAAGAACGACGAGCTCGGCGGCCGGGTCGGGAGCATCGAGCAGGACGGCTTCCGCTTCGACACCGGCGCCTCGTGGTACCTGATGCCCGAGGTCTTCGAGCACTTCTTCTCCCTGCTGGGCACGACTGCCGACGCCGAGCTCGACCTGGTCGCCCTCGACCCCAGCTACCGCGTGTTCTTCGAGGGCGAGACCGAGCCGGTCGACCTCCGGCCCGACCGCGCGCACAACCGCGCGGTCTTCGAGGCGATCGAGCCGGGCGCCGGCCGTCGGTTCGACGCCTACCTGCGCTCGGCGGACGAGACGTACGACGTGGCCCTGCGCCGCTTCCTCTACAGCAACTTCGACTCCCCGGGCAGCCTGCTCAACGCGGAGGTGCTGCGCCGCAGCCCCCGGCTGGGCCGGCTCCTCACCCGTTCGCTGGAACGCCACGTGGCGGGGTCGTTCTCCGACCGCCGGCTGCGGCAGGTGCTGGGCTACCCGGCCGTCTTCCTCGGCTCCTCCCCGGGACGCAGCCCGAGCATGTACCACCTGATGAGCCGCCTCGACCTCGGAGACCGGGTGCTCTACCCCCAGGGCGGCTTCACCCGGCTCATCGAGGCGATCGCGCGCCTGGCCGAACGTCATGGTGCGCGGCTGCACACCGGCGCCGAGGTCACTCGGGTGCTCACCGAGCGTGCCGGTGCCGGTCGCCGAGCCCGGGTCGCCGGCGTGACCGCGTCGCTCGGCGGCGAGCGCCGTACCTTCGCCGCCGACGTGGTCGTCGGAGCCGCCGACCTCCACCACGTCGAGACCGCCCTGCTGCCTGCGGACCTGCAGAGCCACCCGGAGAAGGCCTGGCACGCCCGCACCCCCGGCCCGGGGGCGGTGCTGGCGATGCTCGGCGTGGAGGGCCGGGTGCGGCAGCTGCCGCACCATTCCCTCTTCTTCACCGCCGACTGGGACCAGAACTTCGGCGACATCTTCGGCCGCCGGCCGCGGGTCCCGGAGCCGGCGTCGGTCTACGTGTGCAAGCCCTCGGAGACCGACCCGAGCGTCGCCCCGCCCGGACACGAGAACCTCTTCGTGCTCGTGCCGGTCCCCGCCGACGTCTCCATCGGGGCGGGCG from Nocardioides sp. BP30 encodes:
- a CDS encoding phytoene/squalene synthase family protein, with protein sequence MSAFLISRVGRPGRHPASMLYDDVSESSAAVVIRRYSSSFGLASRLLDRPVRTRVRNIYALVRVADEIVDNPDRTLGRDSRDRMLTGLQQDALQALQTGYSANLVVHAFARTAVACGIGADLVDPFFASMRMDLDTRTHTPDSFARYVYGSAEVVGLMCLHAFLLERPAGERASAYDRLAPGARRLGAAFQKLNFLRDLAEDHDDLSRCYFPGLEVERFDDAARDRILDDIDSDLAAAAGVIRDLPASSRRAVRAAHATFDELARRLRATPATQIRRQRVRVPSPVKLRIAARAAAYGGDR
- the crtI gene encoding phytoene desaturase family protein; this translates as MSSFLRERPVPSAASGPDGTRVVVIGGGIAGLATAALLASRGHDVDLLEKNDELGGRVGSIEQDGFRFDTGASWYLMPEVFEHFFSLLGTTADAELDLVALDPSYRVFFEGETEPVDLRPDRAHNRAVFEAIEPGAGRRFDAYLRSADETYDVALRRFLYSNFDSPGSLLNAEVLRRSPRLGRLLTRSLERHVAGSFSDRRLRQVLGYPAVFLGSSPGRSPSMYHLMSRLDLGDRVLYPQGGFTRLIEAIARLAERHGARLHTGAEVTRVLTERAGAGRRARVAGVTASLGGERRTFAADVVVGAADLHHVETALLPADLQSHPEKAWHARTPGPGAVLAMLGVEGRVRQLPHHSLFFTADWDQNFGDIFGRRPRVPEPASVYVCKPSETDPSVAPPGHENLFVLVPVPADVSIGAGGPGGTGDPLVERTADAALDQVAAWAGIPDLRDRVRVRHTLGPADFAERYHAWRGGALGLEHTLRQSAFLRPGNVSAKVDGLLYAGASTVPGVGLPMCLISAELVLKRLSGDRSALPVAR